AAAGTTATCCTGCAGTGTCCTAAACATAGTCAATAAGTGATGCGAgataagaaggtgaagaagaaataGAGGAAATTGCTTATCTTGCACCAATCTCAAAGTTGCAGTAAGGGATCGTAGGATAAGAAAGATAAAAGGAAAGTTTATCCCGTGTGGGGGATAAAGAGCTAAGTTTCAAAGGAGAGGTTTTTCTTATCCTGCATGTCCAAGAGATGGATGGAAAACTTACGCGGGATAACAAAAGTCACAGTTACTGAAGAAAGGCTTATCTCGCGCCATTCTTAAGGCTCGGTAAGGGGACTGGAGTGCGGGGTAACTTGAGAACAATCTTGTGAAGAAAAGAGGCTTATCCTGCATGGTTACAAGGATCCCAACTGTCGGTGTAGTAGCATGGGACAAAATAGAAATAACAATGTAGCACGGGATAATAAGAAGGTAGTGTCGATTGAAGCAGGACTCAGAGGGCTTATCCCGCGAAGATAGAATGGTGATGTTTCCAAAGGACGTGtgataataaaagaaagaaaaacacaagGAAAGCTTATCCCACATGGATGACTATGGTTGTGAAAAGTAGTGTGTGATAACAAAGCACAAAAAATTTAAGGCTATTGTTATCCTGCGTGGCCCAAGGAATTAAACGATTGTAGTTGAAAAGTAGTGCGTGATAACAAAGCACAAAAAATTTAAGGCTATTGTTATCCCGCGTGGCCCAAGGAATTAAATgactgtagctattctggctccaaaaaggactttttaattattattttaaaattattagttTAAATTTCCTATTTAGAAAGATTGGATGCAAATTCATAACATGCAAGGTCATAACATGCAAATTCataacatgatgagtcaataacaCATGATtagtcaataacatgatgagtcaataacatgacgagtcaataacatgatgggtcAACAATATTATGAGTCAATAACATGACTAGTCAATAACATGATGAGAcaataacatgatgagtcaataacatgatgaatCAATAACATTACATAAACCTCTCActattatttatgtgtttatgtCGATTCTCAAAGCCATGGCCACCTCAAATAGTGGAGTAATTAAACCCCCGGGATGGTTAGTTAAGCCCAGTTGATTTACATAAAATAACCATAAATGATCGGATAACATCTGTTTTATTGAAATATAACATTTCAATATCAATTGAAAATGTCTTTTTTTTTGCAAATAGTCTGCATCATTGCTGACGTTTTATTCAACAGAGGTCAGCAATATACATCTACAAAAGTTTCATAACAAAACAAGCCTCTTATGAAGGCAAATGACAACAACTAATTAATAACTTTTTTTATCCCCACTCCTCGGGGTAACAGGAGCCACACCCTTTTCATCAACTTCATTCATTACCAAACTAGCTGCCTCCTTGAACCTCTGTTTCCAGTGTGCAATGTTTGCCTCACATACATCTAAGATGGTATTAAACTGGTCAGCTAAAAATTTGTTGTGTTTCATGGTTTACTCAAGCCCTACCTCCCGTTTCTCCATCAGCATCTATTGTCTACACAATTCCATCTCCAACTCCACATTCCTATTGGTCATATCCATGATATTCTTACTAAGTTGAGTGCATCTCCTTTTCATATCAGTAACCTTCCGGGTCAGCCTTTCATTTTTAGCCTCGGTCATTTCAACCTTGTCCATTAGCAGTTGTACATGCATGGCGTCAAACTTCATTTTGTTCATGCCATGAGGGCTCTGGTGATCCTTCGTGTTTGGCAAGGGGGGTggtgtttttgttgttgtctttcctAAACCGTTAGAGGTGAGAACATTGGAGGGGCCCCATGCTTGGGTGAACTCCTAGTAGGATTTTCATCTACCTCAAGAGATGTTTCAGTGCCGTTTATTTTTCTTGCCCCTTCTTTTCCCATTGTCGTCCCTACAAACACTACCAAAAGAAGCCATATTAGTTGACAACAAGGAAATAAAATGTGCAAGAGCATGAAAGATGCATGAAACAGAAGTGTAGACAAACATGAAATGAATGGGTTTGTCTTGCATCATTGTCTGAATTTCATGAATTAGAATCCTGAACTCAAGATTTTCAATGAACTAACAATCGGGGGGACACGTGGGTGGCATGTTACCTTGCAATTGGGAATACACTTCTTCAGAAATTGACTCCATCACTCATTGTTCCTCTACCTGTTGTTTTCGATTGACTTATTAAACATCTCTTTCATGAAAGTTTTGTGTTGGTATcataatttgatttatttatattgttattttaaattattaattcatttcatattctgTTTAAAATACAAACAATAAGAAAACTATATTGAATTGTCATAACTTACAGCGGAAACAGGACATGGTTGACAATTACAACAAACAAATTCAGCATACACTTGGACAAAAGAAGAGACATGGAAAACATGGCAGTAACATATATGAAAACAAATTATAGTAACACAGAGAAATTTGTAAAGTACCATAACTTGTGAAAAAAGCTCTGTTGCACTATATTATGAGGCATATTAAGGTGTTGCACCACAGTTTCCCGTGGAATGCATTAGTTCACAGATACATGTAAATAATGTTTAAGCAAATTTTTGAAGAGTAGTCTTCTAGTAGAGTATCTGGCTAGAAATATTACTATCTAGTTTCTGAGCTTTCAAGCTTCTATTTTGAGGCCCAAATGGCCCACGCACATAGTAAAAATATATTATCGCCTCTGCTTTCTCGTTTGTGCCATGGAGTCAACACCAGAATAGAAGACTTTATGCTTCTTCGGGTTCCTATGTAACTTAGGAGGGGTGATACCAAGTGTTCGAAGCCTCGCACTTGTCCGTCTAATCGCAGGATTGTATTTAACATCCTGATTTTCTGGCTTGGCGATTTTGACAACTTTAACCTACCATAGAAAAAGCGACATCATATGACTGCTAGCAATTTTGTTGCATTCGATAAAGTTAAATGATGGCATGATAAAAAAAAGGAAATGATCTTGCAATCTTACCACAAATGGGGGACAGATGAGGTCTTTGATACCCCACACCTCCCACGAGTTTAGGGAGTCCGATAAGATGTCAAAAAAGGCATGCAGATAAGGCAGTGAGGCATTTTCATCAAAGACATCCACGATTCATATTTTAGCACAACCTTGTCGGAGTGGTTTGTTGTGACATAGGACACCACTCCCAACCCCATCAACAATAACTTTCCCAATCACTTCCCCATCGACTTGTAGTTGGACTTCATCTCCAATAGCAAGAGTGTGAACATCTTCATCGACGCACTATTCTTCATCTTGCACAGTTGGCTACAGTTGTAATGTATGCATGCAGTAACGTAAATAAGATTTTTTATAGCTGACCATCCACATAACTAAATCAATTCAtttcaacatgatagaaaaataCTAAAATAGATGGCTGACCCACATCATCCCCTTCATCACCATCGCGGTTTGCATTTGTAAAGCCACTGTAGTTTCCCATTGAACGTTTCTTGCCATCCATGCTTCCTTATGTGGCAGTAAGCTGCAAAAGAGGCCACATTATAAAGGAGTGTAACTAAAAAATCAATCCATATGAATGGTAATATAACACGTTGCGGCTAAACTAGCTCCAAAAGCACATGTCAATAACACGAAAAGTCAATAACACGGAATTCTTCAAAAATTACAGATCCTTGATCATGATCAACAGATTTagtagtggatttgatttttggaaaattttcgGAAAAGTGAATAACAGGAGTTTTATAACCCCTTTTTGCAGCCAATTTAGTCACGTAAAACTGTGTGTATTACATGTTCATGTTTGATTATATTGTCCAACGTCTACCCCAATTCAAGATACTGACTTGCATTCTTCTTGTCTCCGCGTGCACTCAAGTTTTCATTTGTCATCTCCTTCAGGCACTTCGTCCTAATGGACATTCGAGGTTTACGAGATACTTTTTCTAGCCCACTACATATGTTGTCAGCCAGATCTCCTAACAACTGCACGCTCCCTCCACAAACCCCATCAAAATAATCCTAGCATAATAGAGATGGAACAATCAACATAGAAGACAATGGAGTACAAATAACACTATGCAATGCAAACACATATATGAACAAACATTAACCTTCTGTGCCAAATATGTGCCCTCATCCGAAGTCAACCTTTTATCTGTGGCAACCTTCATCTTTTTATGCCTCCCCAAAGAAGGAGTTGCACACTCATTGAGTAAGACATTTGTTGCAGGTGGAACATCCAATTCCATATTCACTTCACCATCACCTCCACTATTACAAACCACCTTCCCAACAGCTTAGGATAGCTTAATTATGTGTACtgtcaaaaattacatacaattTAGTAAAGTGTAAAACAAAACAATCACAAGAATTATCTAGGATTTACCTCTTTTCCAAGTTTCTTTCTTCCCAGTAATtgtaaaaccttcttccttctctcCTCCCTCAATGGACTTCTATTGTACACCTGCATTACttcttttatctcttccttcccttcgatAGGAAGCTCATCATATGTTTTCATCCCATAATTTTTGCACACCTGAtcaacaacacactttttttgcaTATTATACCGTATAGGAATATGTTATTCGATGTCACCCACCCTCTTGTTCATGTTACCAAATTTTGCTACACCTAAATTTGGTTTCCTATTATAGGCCTTATATATTGTAGTTGGAAAAAGgcacacaatttttttttcaagtttgcTATCTTTACAAATAAACATGTATGTCATACAAGTATCTTATTTCAAATGTGCAATTGTTTGAATTAGAAGAGATATACATGAATAAAACATTTGCATGTAACACATTTTTATTTATATAGATCAAACTGTTCATGAAATCCCACACAAGCTGTGGGAATAGCTAAGACAAGTACACCAACATAGAACTGTAAACATATAAGAAATAAGAGGGGTATGTGAAGAAGAGATAAGGAACCCGTCATTGCCTGAAAAGGTTGACAAGTTCATTTTGATAGTCGATCAACATCTCCTGGAATCCAAGTGCCTCATTGTCTTCTCCAAGGAATCACCTGAAAAGTGAGGGAAGAAAGATTTGTTAGAGCTCAAGGTTACCTGCCTCGCAATAACATACATACTACTATTCTTGATATGCCTACAGTGCTACATGAAAGATTAGTGTAGAGAAAGTGTCGTGAGATAATAGAAAGTATCattttttatctaacttgtttgtttcatgtgcagatataggttTTTTAATTTCACATCtatcaagtatgtgggttaaaatgggctcccacaagggttaagCTCAACATACTAATCATCACTCATAAGGTGACACTAATTAGCTACCAAACAGGAACATAACAGTATCCAGAGCCCCATCTATTGTCACTCAATGACAGTAAAAGCTACcattcaatgacaacacatacaacaatgaataaaactgtATTTTATGATCAATATATGATTAGAGCCATCATATGAGTGATTATGAAACAAAAATGAACAAACTCGTGAAAATATAGCATAACAATATGCAAGCAATCTAACAGTATGAGGTCCAAGTCAAATGCATTGATGCTGATAAAAGGACAATAAAAGACCATTAGATGATCATTATGAACAGTATATGAATACAAGATTATAAAAAACTATGATAGCAACATCTATGAAGCATGATATATCAGTCTTAGAGTTGCAAGATAGAACTTGACTGGTTACTGTGACTGTCAAGATAAAATAACAACAACCATATAGCAGAGCACAACAATAAAGTAAAAACACATCTATAAAAGAGCATGAGTTCAGAAAGTGCAGAAATTGAATACCAAAGTTGCCTTATTATCAAAGAATGACAGCAACTAGATGCAAGGTTTATAAGTATTGACATGGTATAAAATGCTTTATTGACATCACTCAAGAAGACTCATtgttaaacaagaaataatgtCCAAAAAATCACAATGTCTTACTAAGGGAAAGGTTATTATATACCATGACAAGATACAATGATCAAGGGGTTATGTATCTACTATGAGAGATAGTATTTTAACACTGTGAACAGTCCCTAAAAGTGCATTGAGGAATACATATATGATGaggaaaacaacaatatcaacttcaAAGTACTCACAGTTACAATATTAATACATCACTAACAACCATTCTAAAAGACAATCTACATGCCATAAAAAAAGAAGTGATCAAGCACTATGGCAGCATCATGTGCATCCCAATGACAATAAGAAAAATTAAATAGATGACAACCAAGAGTGATTGTTACAATATAGCACACCAACCAATGAAAGGATCACTGCTATTGGAATCAATAAAGTAATAATGCAATCAAGCATGCATGGTGTGCAGTCCCAAAAAGCATACAAAGGCAGAAATTATCATTCATAGTACAGTGACTCATCTTTACAGCTCAGCTTGCTGCTCACCAAGGGACAATAGATGGCCACAAGACCATAGCCAACAGTTATGATTTCCAGCCCTATCATATGTAGGGGTTTGATACATTGTTGGATAGAATGGTATGAAATACATAGACCTTTACCAATCATAGTGAGCAATACCACAATGAAAGCTTGTCTCAATCATAAATACGACCCAGTCTGAAAAATGATGGAGTGCATCAACATATCATAGTAGTCATATGATGTGACATTGTTACTATTTATGTTATAAGTAGTCAATACTACTAAAATGCTATATTTTTTGTACATTGACTGTCATAAAGTGGTGAAAAACAAAGGTAAAAGATACAACCAAGGGAGTTGTGAAATGGACAAAGCATTCAAGACTATGATAGAGAAAAAGGTAGCTTCACCATATTGAACTATAAAGTCAAGGATTTGAACCAGTAAAGAGTACCCAAAAGCAAAATATCAATCATCTCAAACACAATGAACTCAGAGATTGCAACCTAAGGTGTAATGAAAGGGTTTGGTTCATGATTATAGGTTCTCCAATAATAGATCACAGCTTATCAGACTACAAACATATTTAAAAGCATGAATATATGAAAATATCAAAGACACAATGGCCTCTCAAAGCATAGAGTGAAGGTTTTCCAAGAGGTAGTATAACCCATAGAGGGCGTGATCTCAATTTGATCAAGACAGTGAGCATGGAGTAGGAAAAAGAATTGATTAGATCAGTCAATACAAAGGAAGGTCATCTCAAATAGATGGCAAAAACAATGTATTCGTGAGAAATAATCTTCACAAAGATAAAGAGCAGTGATTGCAAGCTCAAAGGGCATCACAAGGTTGTAGGTTCAGACAGTAATAAGGACAGTGACAGTAACAATTTACAATAGTCACATCCTTATAATTTTTGAGAGAGAGTAGCAGCATGACATGAAAAGAACAATAAGGATATGGGGTCTTAGAACTAGGATAATGAACAAAGGCTACAATGACCAAAGCCAGATACAGAGCAAAGAGAAAAGTCACCTAAAAGTCAAGAAGATTACAATATAAAGAAGGTAAAAGAAAGAAGTAACACATCAAAAACCCTGCCATGACAATGTATTGGGATAAAAATAGTTACACACAGTAGATTGCAATCAAGGTCACTATTGAGGATCAATGCTAAGGTACATGAATCTCTGCCAAGAGAGAACAACAGTCATTAAAAAAATACAGTCATCATCAAAGGTATAAATACAGTGCACCTACAATAGCTAATGGGACAAAGATAAGTGAATGTGTTCACTAACAAAGATATCAACCATTACATAATAGTCAAATCAAAAGATATACGAGGAAAGTTTTATGATGCAGTCAACACAGTGATACAATCATGAAGCATAAAGAATTAACAGTGAAGAGAGTGCAATCACAGAGTTCTGAACAGTAAGCATACGAGCAGCTAAGCAGCCATAAGGATCAAGCATAAATTAGAAGACCCAATGGAGCACACAGAGACATGAGACTATTTTTACAAGCCCTCACAAGTATCATAAATCAGTCTGAGGGGAAAACAAGATAAGCAAGTTTCAATCATACATAACGCAGGCAGGGTATAACCATGAATACAGAGCAACCTTTGAAACATTCAACATTATTTAAAGTGTATACACAATGATATAAAAAAAGCATCAAAATCACAGTGCTAAGTCGAAGCATCTTCACTGTGTCAAGCATTATCTCCAAACCAGCATGATGAAGTAGACCCAGAAGTGAAAACTAAGTATCAAAAAATCTCATGCATATATATGCTAATATTTTGCTTTCATCTGTGTATATAGAAAGGGTTTTAACCTAAACCCtaaataaatacaaaaataaaagCAAAATATCATAAGGATCCAAAAGATACAGCAAAATTCAAAGATATTACAAGTATTGAAAACATAAACAAAAGCCATTACCAgggtttctttttttttgaaaacatgtctTTTCAAACAAACATGGCCTTTTTCGCAGAAAGACAACGACTTAAAAGCAAAGAGTTTCTACATGAAGGAATCACATAGTGAGCAAAAAATTGAGTTCATGCAAGCCTCGAATCTCTGTTCATGCCTCAGATGCGAAGTCCCAGATCCAACCTAGTTTGAAACCCTAGTTCACTCCAAGCAATGCATGATGATGGCTAGAGAGGAGTTCAAGAATAATACAAAGTGAAAATGGGTGTTTTCTTTTTTAAAGTTCGATCACTTTTCTTATTTTGCATGCCCTAAAATCCGATGGATTTTAATGggattcatttattttattttccactGTTTAATATTCATGTGGGGTCGAGTTTGTTTAACTCCCCCCTAAAAGGCTAAGTCTCCAACACTTCTGCCTTGTTTCATTGTATGTCTTAATCGGGGGGCTTTAAACCCATTTTTGTTAAGGGAAAATATATATTGCCATGTTTAGGGGAGGTTTGCATGCCTATgccctttattttatttttcctttttatttattatttttaattataattagagGAAGCGGAATATAAAAAGAAATATAAAGGCTTTTTGGTCTTTATTAAAAAATGCTtctataattataatttaaaataataaatttattaattaacttAAATATATTGATAAATGCGtaataaaaagaaatataaagaTTGTGTCTTTATTAAAACGCTCTATTAATATaactaaattaataaataaaaaggtGATTAAGTGTTATTCCAACAGTTTTTTGAGCACACACGAAGATAATAGCATTCAGAGGGAGTTTGAGACAAATTTTTTCTTCGGAGCTACATTTGGAAGTGATTATGCATAATTTCAAAGGGAGAGtttacttttctcaaggaggctATTTTTAACATCATGACATGCTAATTTTCAGTGGAGGAGGAATTTCTTTTTCAATTCTATACTTGGCATAGTAAGGCATGCAGATTTTTGGGACAGGTTGCTTTTTCAGATTGGCTATTTTTAGCGGAGGTGGTAGTTCTATTTTCAGTAGAGGGGTTCTTTGTCCATGCATTATCAGTTGGGGACCTATTTTCAGTATTGGAGGCTAATTTTGGTAAggttatgcatgagtttttatgctattttgggcaaatttgcctaaggctttttctcatgcaactttttcattttagggtttttgaaggagaatCTTCTATATATTGTTTTCTCCTCcttttttacctctggttctttcttttctgCTACACACATAGTggaaaaagcattgtatctcaacacttttcagttttcagcattgtaatagagattatttttcagtgtgcaatagagaattttttttttagtttctttgtcaattattcttatttttccattgttagatgaatgatttgatagatttaTTATGATTAATTTTGAATCCTTTGCtctgtctcatttatgctttgcagaAATAGGAATATTTCATAGTAAAtttaggttgtgggttgtgttcatctggtttccaattctttgcatgttgtgaaaaaacacttttcctacatgcagaagtTGGATAACTCCGAGTCTTCACATGAAAtgttgatgaatttcatgatcttatttgatttgtgaaatAATTATTGGTCTTTATTGCAGCTGGTTATAAttttaggacaacaagtagaactgcatcatctcaatgtatcacctccattaggataggtttttcgtTACATGCAAGATTTTAACCCTTTTCCCACAAAAAGTAAGTTGTAGGAGATTCATTAAGACAGGAAGTTGACTTGGTCTCCGAAGGTCTACTTTCACAATAGGCATACCCACAGGCctaaaagtattcccatgtttTCACAGGATTGCTAGGTTTCACACTTAGCATTTTCAGACCCAGTCCTTCGTGACAACGGATCACGTACCTCCGTGTTGTCTCAATGCGGCACTGGCTGCATTTTTAGGTAGCACGTGGTGCGCAGCCGCATCTTAGGCCCTTCAATAATGGGAGGTGGTGCATTGACAATCTATGCACGTTCAACCTCCCTAGATCCCAGAATCTACGACCTCCCTTATAGGAAAATTTACCAAATAGACAAAAGTAGAACAACCTGCCATTCACATATTCTCTTTTATGGTCGAACTGTTGCTGCACACACCGTATAGGGACAAACCATCATGTTCATTTTTTCTCAAATAAAGAATTATAAAGATGATACAAAATATAATAACAAATAGTACACCTCCTTATTACTACCCCCTCCTTGTCCCTATTTGTGACCACCGACACCATCgcattgcccttcactatcctcgGTGCTCTCCTCGTATTCGGTACAAACATCCTCTTTTTCGCTATCATCACGATCAACATTACTATACTCACACTCCTCTACATTCCCAATGGGTTCATCTTCCCCACCAAGAGACACATTATCATACTGATGTTACATAAAAAAGCAGACATCATCAGTGCTTTTATCTCCATAAACTAGTCTACATTTCCACTTATGAAGCCCAACTTTGAGTAATCACGACACACATAGGTGGAAAAAAATTGTAATACAAACAAGAGAAATGATTACCAATATGGTTGTGTAGTCACTTTGAACACCACCTATCGATGGCTTCAAAATCAAACACCCAACTAGCGCCTTCTTCAAATTTGAAGGCCCAACTCCCTCCCGAGTATACAAAATGGACCTCCCAATCAGAAACattaaaaatgatgacaaaatcaagaaaaactaCAGGTTGTATCATTGATTGAATTTGTTGCGCTTACAGGCAAGCAATTGTCATATGGCACTACCAACCGAGCAACACAACCAATTCTTGGTGTGTCATCCAGTTTAGACATAACTGAACCAAAATCAATAACTTCTTTGAACATTTTTCTGAACGCACGTGACAtctttgatttgaaaaaagaacaaagaTCTAATTTATATCAAAAGGCACTATCAATTGTAGATggctaaaattgtcatgtttaattacatagatattttatttatttaattattttatcctaagtcttctattaactagataaatttaatttctttaatcaattcatttatcctattgtaagcctttcctcatttaaataaatattttcatttatttaaatatccctaaattaaataaatattttatttatttaattgctcctacttcctctactaattaaataattttttgcttgtttaattaattcatttaattttcactctgtgacacatgtcatttatctcttaatcattattttattatttcttctacctaccatcttattattttatcattttgtaTACCTAGCCTTTAATCTTGGCCGACCATTTATATTTCTGCCTCTTAATTCTATCCCTCCTTCTAAaaggtcttctatataagaagattctTTCATCTTCATCAATCCTAATACGCAATTTAGCAATTTGCCAATCTAGCATTGGAGCCTACTCTATGCATTgtagcattttttattttgcatccgtctatttcaaatattcattcaccatagcttcttgtgtgtgtgCTTTTCAGAGCATCATTTTTTGAACACAAGATCTTAGGTGATAGAAGTGCAATGGAGTAGATCTTACTCTATGCATGTGTGTTTTAATTAGTTTATTTGGCTTTGCATTGTGTGTCTTTTGCAGGTTCTCTATTGACGATGTTCAAGTAGGTCTACATCTTGtctcataaaattttcaaatatatatttttctgTCCACATCAATAACACTGGACGTTCAAGACAAAGGTCACGATGACAACACAACCGATTATTCACACATAGCGATATGAGGTCCACAGGTGGCTATGTTATATACAACACAACAAGCGGTTACCCATACAATATTCATGGCATTCCAGTCGAGATCATCATTAATAATAATAAGGAATGATTTCATTGCATTTGCAACAAATTATGGATTATGATCCATCAGGCATCTTCTCAAAAAGGGTGCATGTGATGTCCCTATCCAAATTATAATACAATCAATAGACTTTGTTAGCGATTGATAAACAAGCATACAAAACACAAATAATGATTCCATCACAATCTACTGCACAGCGATTCAGTTCGTCCCTCTTTGATGATAATTAATGTCAATAAAGAGCAACAATTCCTTATTGGAAAGACATGTCTCTTTCAAAAGAAGTATCTATTCTAAAGGTTGTCTCTTAGTTGCTATGGGGATATTATTAATAACCTAGTATGAATTTCTCaatggagaaaaatggataataGGAAAGATACAAAGATGAGGAGTTAGTGATGCCAACTAGAGAGGGCTCCATCACTGCGACAACGTGTATACAATATCCACTCATCTCACACAACACTTGAGATATCATTTGAAATCGGTATTGGATTGTCAAAAAAACATGGTACTCTTTCATTTAGGAACATTTCTAATCTACATTTACACATACAGTCAGATCAACGTAAACTCTCTTATTCAAATCAATATAATATATACAAATTAGCAGTTGCATTGCACACATCATCTGCAGGAATTGGTATTTAAGGTTCATATAACTCACATTGGTTTTATGAGGTCAATTTCCATAAATAACATTTCTGCAGCGTTCAAATCCAGGAATAATATCTTATTGCCTAAGATGCACATATGCATGAAATACTCTAAGGTAGCACACAATTGCATTGATCATTTTCTTCATTACCTAACGCATTAAactaaggacattaatattacttGATAAAGTACATGATTTTTATTCAAACATTTATACCAAATAAAAGAATAATATGCTTCAATATATATAAAACACAAGCCTCTTATAAGAAATTAGGCAAGCCCTAAACATTATTAATAAGGAGACATTACAGTGCAAGTAATATTAAAGCAGGCATAGGGAGCAAAAACCTGGAAATTTTGGACTTT
This genomic stretch from Cryptomeria japonica chromosome 8, Sugi_1.0, whole genome shotgun sequence harbors:
- the LOC131028589 gene encoding uncharacterized protein LOC131028589 — its product is MELDVPPATNVLLNECATPSLGRHKKMKVATDKRLTSDEGTYLAQKDYFDGVCGGSVQLLGDLADNICSGLEKVSRKPRMSIRTKCLKEMTNENLSARGDKKNATYCHIRKHGWQETFNGKLQWLYKCKPRW